A single region of the Kocuria rosea genome encodes:
- a CDS encoding catalase, which yields MTNVPEQTLTTRQGHPVHDNQNTRTIGSRGPATLENYAFLEKMSHFDRERIPERVVHARGTTAFGYFEAYGAYGDEPIAKFTRAKVFAEAGKRTDVAVRFSTVAGGRDSSEVARDPRGFAVKMYTEEGNWDLVGNNLGVFFIRDAIKFPDFIHSQKPDPVNFEAGVANRAFDFFSQSPEAMHMITILFSPRGIPADYRHQQGFGVNTYKWVNAAGESLLVKYHWIPKQGVKSLTSADAANIQAQTLGSHTKDLYDAIEAGDYPEWELQVQVMEDHDHPELDFDPLDDTKVWPEELFPPKPVGRMVLNRNPQNFFAENEQIAFGTGVLVDGLEFSDDKMLVGRTFSYSDTQRYRVGPNYLQLPVNAPKAPVATNQRDGQMAYAVDHAPGQNPHVNYEPSIIGGVQETPKPEGYQPEVGPEISARLTRARIERTNDYKQAGERFQLQEEWEKEELIDNLVGALSQCDRPIQERMVWHFYMVEDEMGRRVGDGIGVSLEDVKDLGPLATQRLSEEELQRVANLGNNGPRSVAGLTMTHCVPNEHVAVEREPQQASPAMMSS from the coding sequence ATGACGAACGTTCCCGAGCAGACCCTCACCACGCGTCAGGGCCACCCGGTCCACGACAACCAGAACACCCGCACCATCGGCTCGCGCGGGCCCGCGACCCTCGAGAACTACGCGTTCCTCGAGAAGATGAGCCACTTCGACCGCGAGCGCATCCCCGAGCGCGTGGTGCACGCCCGCGGCACCACCGCCTTCGGCTACTTCGAGGCCTACGGCGCCTACGGCGACGAGCCCATCGCGAAGTTCACCCGCGCCAAGGTCTTCGCCGAGGCCGGCAAGCGCACCGACGTGGCCGTGCGGTTCTCCACCGTGGCCGGCGGCCGGGACTCCTCCGAGGTGGCCCGCGACCCGCGCGGCTTCGCCGTGAAGATGTACACGGAGGAGGGCAACTGGGACCTCGTCGGCAACAACCTGGGCGTGTTCTTCATCCGGGACGCCATCAAGTTCCCCGACTTCATCCACTCCCAGAAGCCGGACCCCGTGAACTTCGAGGCCGGCGTGGCCAACCGCGCCTTCGACTTCTTCAGCCAGTCGCCCGAGGCGATGCACATGATCACGATCCTGTTCTCCCCGCGCGGGATCCCGGCGGACTACCGCCACCAGCAGGGCTTCGGCGTGAACACCTACAAGTGGGTCAACGCCGCCGGCGAGTCCCTCCTGGTGAAGTACCACTGGATCCCGAAGCAGGGCGTGAAGTCCCTCACCTCGGCCGACGCCGCGAACATCCAGGCCCAGACCCTCGGCTCGCACACCAAGGACCTCTACGACGCGATCGAGGCCGGCGACTACCCCGAGTGGGAGCTGCAGGTCCAGGTCATGGAGGACCACGACCACCCCGAGCTGGACTTCGACCCGCTGGACGACACCAAGGTGTGGCCGGAGGAGCTGTTCCCGCCGAAGCCGGTCGGGCGCATGGTGCTGAACCGCAACCCGCAGAACTTCTTCGCGGAGAACGAGCAGATCGCCTTCGGCACCGGCGTGCTGGTGGACGGCCTGGAGTTCTCCGACGACAAGATGCTCGTGGGCCGCACCTTCTCCTACTCGGACACCCAGCGCTACCGCGTGGGCCCGAACTACCTGCAGCTGCCGGTCAACGCGCCGAAGGCGCCGGTGGCCACCAACCAGCGCGACGGCCAGATGGCCTACGCCGTGGACCACGCCCCGGGCCAGAACCCGCACGTGAACTACGAGCCGTCCATCATCGGAGGCGTGCAGGAGACTCCGAAGCCCGAGGGGTACCAGCCCGAGGTCGGCCCGGAGATCAGCGCGCGCCTGACCCGCGCCCGGATCGAGCGGACCAACGACTACAAGCAGGCCGGCGAGCGCTTCCAGCTCCAGGAGGAGTGGGAGAAGGAGGAGCTCATCGACAACCTGGTCGGCGCGCTCTCCCAGTGCGACCGCCCGATCCAGGAGCGCATGGTCTGGCACTTCTACATGGTCGAGGACGAGATGGGCCGCCGCGTGGGCGACGGCATCGGCGTCTCCCTCGAGGACGTCAAGGACCTGGGCCCCCTGGCCACC